Proteins encoded by one window of Epinephelus moara isolate mb chromosome 18, YSFRI_EMoa_1.0, whole genome shotgun sequence:
- the LOC126405567 gene encoding phosphoribosyl pyrophosphate synthase-associated protein 2 isoform X1: MNHTKGGLVIFTANSHPASRELGKRISERLGVELGKVQVYQEANRETRVQIQESVRGKDVFVIQTVSKDVNTTIMEMLILVYACRTSCARSITGVLPYFPYSKQCKMRKRGSIVSKLIASMMCKAGLTHLITMDLHQKEIQGFFNIPVDNLRASPFLLQYIQEEIPDYRNAVIVAKSPASAKRAQSFAERLRLGIAVIHGEAQDAESDQVDGRHSPPTVKTTGAIHPSMEIPCKTHSNDKSCEHNLTEYSNYDCFLCVLLFPVLIPKEKPPITVVGDVGGRIAIIVDDIIDDVDSFVAAAETLKERGAYKIYVMATHGILSSDAPRFIEESAIDEVVVTNTIPHELQKLQCPKIKTVDISMILSEAIRRIHNGESMSYLFRNIGVDD; this comes from the exons gcgGTTAGGGGTGGAGCTTGGCAAGGTGCAGGTGTACCAGGAAGCTAACAGAG AAACACGGGTACAGATCCAGGAGTCGGTGCGAGGCAAAGATGTATTTGTGATCCAGACAGTGTCCAA GGATGTGAACACCACCATAATGGAGATGCTGATCCTGGTGTACGCGTGCAGGACGTCCTGTGCCAGAAGCATCACGGGTGTCCTCCCTTACTTCCCCTACAGCAAGCAGTGTAAGATGAGGAAGAGAGGCTCCATCGTCTCCAAGCTGATCGCCTCCATGATGTGTAAAGCtg GTCTCACCCACCTGATCACCATGGACCTCCATCAGAAAGAGATTCAAGGCTTCTTCAACATCCCAGTGGACAATCTGAGAGCCTCGCCATTCCTGCTGCAGTACATACAGGAAGAG ATCCCCGACTATAGAAATGCTGTGATTGTGGCCAAATCTCCAGCCTCTGCCAAAAG GGCTCAGTCGTTTGCCGAGCGGCTGCGTCTGGGTATCGCAGTGATCCACGGTGAAGCTCAGGACGCAGAGTCAGACCAGGTCGACGGGCGACACTCCCCACCCACCGTCAAGACCACCGGAGCCATCCACCCCAGCATGGAGATACCATGTAAGACACACAGCAACGATAAATCCTGTGAACACAATCTAACAGAATACAGTAATTAtgactgtttcctgtgtgtcctTTTGTTTCCAGTGTTGATCCCTAAAGAGAAGCCTCCCATCACTGTGGTTGGAGATGTAGGAGGACGCATCGCCATCATAGTG GATGACATCATCGATGACGTCGACAGTTTTGTGGCAGCAGCGGAGACGCTAAAGGAAAGAGGGGCCTACAAGATCTATGTCATGGCAACGCATGGCATCCTCTCCTCGGACGCCCCCAGGTTCATCGAAGAGTCGGCCATTGATGAG GTGGTGGTGACCAACACGATTCCCCACGAGCTCCAGAAGCTCCAGTGTCCAAAGATCAAGACGGTGGACATCAGCATGATCCTGTCAGAGGCCATCCGCCGCATCCACAACGGAGAGTCCATGTCCTACCTGTTCCGCAACATCGGAGTGGACGATTGA
- the LOC126405567 gene encoding phosphoribosyl pyrophosphate synthase-associated protein 2 isoform X2 has translation MNHTKGGLVIFTANSHPASRELGKRISERLGVELGKVQVYQEANRETRVQIQESVRGKDVFVIQTVSKDVNTTIMEMLILVYACRTSCARSITGVLPYFPYSKQCKMRKRGSIVSKLIASMMCKAGLTHLITMDLHQKEIQGFFNIPVDNLRASPFLLQYIQEEIPDYRNAVIVAKSPASAKRAQSFAERLRLGIAVIHGEAQDAESDQVDGRHSPPTVKTTGAIHPSMEIPLLIPKEKPPITVVGDVGGRIAIIVDDIIDDVDSFVAAAETLKERGAYKIYVMATHGILSSDAPRFIEESAIDEVVVTNTIPHELQKLQCPKIKTVDISMILSEAIRRIHNGESMSYLFRNIGVDD, from the exons gcgGTTAGGGGTGGAGCTTGGCAAGGTGCAGGTGTACCAGGAAGCTAACAGAG AAACACGGGTACAGATCCAGGAGTCGGTGCGAGGCAAAGATGTATTTGTGATCCAGACAGTGTCCAA GGATGTGAACACCACCATAATGGAGATGCTGATCCTGGTGTACGCGTGCAGGACGTCCTGTGCCAGAAGCATCACGGGTGTCCTCCCTTACTTCCCCTACAGCAAGCAGTGTAAGATGAGGAAGAGAGGCTCCATCGTCTCCAAGCTGATCGCCTCCATGATGTGTAAAGCtg GTCTCACCCACCTGATCACCATGGACCTCCATCAGAAAGAGATTCAAGGCTTCTTCAACATCCCAGTGGACAATCTGAGAGCCTCGCCATTCCTGCTGCAGTACATACAGGAAGAG ATCCCCGACTATAGAAATGCTGTGATTGTGGCCAAATCTCCAGCCTCTGCCAAAAG GGCTCAGTCGTTTGCCGAGCGGCTGCGTCTGGGTATCGCAGTGATCCACGGTGAAGCTCAGGACGCAGAGTCAGACCAGGTCGACGGGCGACACTCCCCACCCACCGTCAAGACCACCGGAGCCATCCACCCCAGCATGGAGATACCAT TGTTGATCCCTAAAGAGAAGCCTCCCATCACTGTGGTTGGAGATGTAGGAGGACGCATCGCCATCATAGTG GATGACATCATCGATGACGTCGACAGTTTTGTGGCAGCAGCGGAGACGCTAAAGGAAAGAGGGGCCTACAAGATCTATGTCATGGCAACGCATGGCATCCTCTCCTCGGACGCCCCCAGGTTCATCGAAGAGTCGGCCATTGATGAG GTGGTGGTGACCAACACGATTCCCCACGAGCTCCAGAAGCTCCAGTGTCCAAAGATCAAGACGGTGGACATCAGCATGATCCTGTCAGAGGCCATCCGCCGCATCCACAACGGAGAGTCCATGTCCTACCTGTTCCGCAACATCGGAGTGGACGATTGA